The Phyllostomus discolor isolate MPI-MPIP mPhyDis1 chromosome 4, mPhyDis1.pri.v3, whole genome shotgun sequence genome window below encodes:
- the MCCD1 gene encoding mitochondrial coiled-coil domain protein 1, with product MVLLLTWLSRCCGRLLLLPSWPLAPEGSQRCCCSQSPEASTKETSSRDSGKTTVPRQGPRHTAELAQAEELLEQQLELYQALLEGQEGAWEAKALVLKIQKLKEQMRRHRESLGRET from the exons ATGGTCCTCCTCCTAACCTGGCTTTCCCGGTGTTGTGGCCGCCTCCTTCTCTTGccttcctggcccctggcccctgaggGATCCCAAAGATGCTGCTGTTCCCAGAGCCCCGAGGCAAGCACAAAAGAGACCAGCTCCAGAGACAGTGGGAAGACGACGGT TCCCCGCCAGGGACCCAGGCACACAGCTGAGCTGGCCCAGGCGGAAGAGctgctggagcagcagctggagCTATACCAGGCCCTGCTGGAAGGGCAAGAGGGGGCCTGGGAAGCAAAGGCCCTGGTGCTCAAGATCCAGAAGTTGAAGGAGCAGATGAGGAGACACCGAGAGAGCCTGGGAAGAGAAACCTAA